The segment TGCTCAGGCATCTCTGGATAAGTTGAATAACGCGATCATCTCCAAGGATAAGATTCGCGCTAACCTCGGTTCTACCCAGAACAGATTGGAAAACACAATTACCAATCTGTCCATTCAGGCTGAAAATGTTCAGGCTGCGGAATCCCGCATCTCTGACGTTGATGTAGCAACAGAAATGACCGAGTTCACCAAGAACCAGATTATGACTCAGGCTGCTGTAGCAATGCTCTCGCAGGCGAACAACATGCCAAGAATGGCTATGCAGTTGATCGGTTAATTAAAAACCGCTTAATCTGACATACTCCATTCTGACAAAAGTCAGATTAATGATAAAAGCCGGGTCGTGAATTTCGGCCCGGCTTTTTCTCCAAAATTTAAAATTTCTGCCAAAAAGAACACAGGATAACTTGGCACTACCTTTGCAAGCCATAAGATACGTAAAGAACCTAGGGAAAATTATTCCCGGAGATAAAAATGGCTGACTCAATTTCTGGAAATATCAACTTCGCCGGACTCGGTAGTGGCACGGACTTCAAAGCCATGATCGAAGGTATGGTGAAGGTCGAGCGCATGCATATTAACCGTCTTGAGAACTGGAGAGGTTCTTGGAGCGGGAAAATTGATAAGTTTCAAGAACTTAATACTTCACTGCTATCTTTACAGACTACACTTAAGTCCATGGACACTCTTGACGAGTTCATGACCAGAGCTGTTTCAACCTCCGACCCGGATACACTCACAGCCACGGCAACAAGTGCAGCATTAGTTACAACTCACGCAATTGAAATCAATCAGCTGGCACAAAATGATATCCATGTTACAGCCTCAGGCGCCAGCTCCATTAAAGATCCAATATTTACTTCGACCGGCTCGTTTACTTTTTCGTATCAAGGTGAATCCGTAACCCTCAGCAACATTGCCGCAGGGACCACCATGGAAGGGTTTGTCAATATGATAAACGCCCATGCGGACTCGCGTAGCAAAATCAGAGCCACGACTATTAATGATGGAACATCCACCCATCTACAAATTTACGGTCTCGATCTTGGAGCCGACAATCAGGTCATAATTTCCAATACGACCGGAATGATTTTCAATGCCGGAGATTTCGGACAAACTCAGGAAGCTCAAAATTCAAAAATCAAAGTAGACGGATTCCCTCCGGGGGGTGGCGACTGGATTGAACGGGATACCAACTCCATCAATGATGTCATAGACGGAGTAACCATCAACCTTAAAAAGACTACAGATCCTGGTGCTACTATTAATGTTGGTATCACCACCGACGCAGCCGGTATGGTTGAAAATGTCCAAAAATTTGTTGATCAAGTAAATACTGTAAGAACCCTCATAAAAGACCTGACAAAGGTTGATACCAGCTCTGAAAAAGCTCAAGGGTCGCTCCTTACCGGTAACTACGGTGTTGAACTATTAATCGGTCAGAGATTAAAGGATATTATTTCCAGCAAAGGTGTCGGCTTTTCGTGGTATGAACAATTGCCCAGCGGAGACTTCACAGGGGATAAATATTCAGCTCTCTCGCAGCTTGGAATCATGACTAACGCAGAATCCGGCGGCGATAAAATGGGGCTTCTTGAGATTGACAGCGAGAAGTTGAATGCAGCCTTACTGGACGATCCTTATGCTGTTGCAGAACTTTTTGCAGCCAACAACAAAGGGGAGAGCGATTCTCCAAATGTTGAATATCTTTCACACATTACTGGTGTGACAGATCCAGGCGACTATAATGTTCAATATGAGATATCCGGGGGTCAGCTGATTTCCGCAACTATCAACGGAAACACAGCGTTGGTAGATCCCGCAACATGGCAAATTACCGGTGACGGTGGTCACCCGGAAGCAGGTTTAGCTATTCGGGTTGAAAACCATAATGACGGAACCTACGGAAATGCGAGCAGCAAAGCGGATGACGCGATTCTAGTTCATATCAAGCTGGGTAAGGCCGGAGAAATGTCCGGAGCCATTACTGACATCACCGGCGAAGAAGGCCCACTTAGCATTCTTGAGAAGAACTACAAAAGCATCATTAGCAGCATCGATAAAAAAATCGAATATGAAGAAAACAGAATTGAACTTTACGAAAAGAACTTGACTAACAAATATGCCAGACTTGATGCGTTGCTCGGTAAATATCAAGGTATGCAGGCTCAATTAACCTCAAGTATCAAACAGTTAGGTACCGGCAGCTAAGAACTTAAATCTTAAAATATTTTCTTAATAAACAAATAAACAACAGTATTAACAGAATAATACAATTAACCTCTAATGTTTTTTAAAAAACATACCGATTAATATGGCAGGAGGAGCAATAAATGCATAAAGCCGCACAAGCATATCTTTCCACACAGGTACATACCACTTCCAAGGGAGAACTTCTCCTGATGCTTTACGATGCCGCCATTAAATTCTTGAAGCAGGCAAAAGTTAAGATTAACGAAAAGGATTACGCTGCCAAAGGTATTCTTATTTCAAAAGCTATTGAAGTTATTTCAGAGCTGACCGCAAGTCTTAACAA is part of the Maridesulfovibrio ferrireducens genome and harbors:
- the fliD gene encoding flagellar filament capping protein FliD translates to MADSISGNINFAGLGSGTDFKAMIEGMVKVERMHINRLENWRGSWSGKIDKFQELNTSLLSLQTTLKSMDTLDEFMTRAVSTSDPDTLTATATSAALVTTHAIEINQLAQNDIHVTASGASSIKDPIFTSTGSFTFSYQGESVTLSNIAAGTTMEGFVNMINAHADSRSKIRATTINDGTSTHLQIYGLDLGADNQVIISNTTGMIFNAGDFGQTQEAQNSKIKVDGFPPGGGDWIERDTNSINDVIDGVTINLKKTTDPGATINVGITTDAAGMVENVQKFVDQVNTVRTLIKDLTKVDTSSEKAQGSLLTGNYGVELLIGQRLKDIISSKGVGFSWYEQLPSGDFTGDKYSALSQLGIMTNAESGGDKMGLLEIDSEKLNAALLDDPYAVAELFAANNKGESDSPNVEYLSHITGVTDPGDYNVQYEISGGQLISATINGNTALVDPATWQITGDGGHPEAGLAIRVENHNDGTYGNASSKADDAILVHIKLGKAGEMSGAITDITGEEGPLSILEKNYKSIISSIDKKIEYEENRIELYEKNLTNKYARLDALLGKYQGMQAQLTSSIKQLGTGS